The genomic region TCGCTCCACATCGGGATGATGCGTGGGTCGTAACCGACGGGTTCGGGCGCATCGGTGAACTTGTCCCACACCATTTCTCGGGTTTCCACGTCCAGGTACCACTCGACGAGGCACTCGGCGCTGCAGGTGTCGTGGCTGGTGGTCCAGTAGCTCACCGACACCTCAGGGTGCGCGGCGAGGTGGCTTCTCTTCAACCGGGTGGGCACCGTGGCGATCCAGCCGAACAGATCGGTGCCGTCCCATTCCCAGATGGGGTGCAGGATGCGGCTGCGGGGCCGGCCATTGGGGTCGACGGTGGCCACCGAGGCCCACACGATGGAGTGGGCCATCTCGACGAAGGCGGGCGCGATCTGCTCCAGCGAGGTCACGCCGGAACTCTACGCGGGGTTGTTGGCCTCGTCGTTGGACTCGTCGTTCGCGGTGTCGCTCGACTCGTCGCTCGAGGCGTCGCCCGAGTCGTCGCCCGAGGCGTCGCTCGAGGCGTTGCCCGAGTCGTCGCTCGAGGCGTTGCCCGAGTCGTCGCCGAATTTGGGCTTGCCGTCGTCGTCGATCCAGTCGTTGACCGCAGTACCTGCCACCGCGCCGCCGGTGCCCGGCATCTTGATCGTCGGACGTTCCTCCTCGTAGGACGAGAAGTACTCCTTGGCCTTCTCCCGATGCTCGTCGGTGATCTCGGGCTTCTCGGTCGTGGGTGGCGTTTCCCGCTCGCTGGTCACATTGTGCTGTTCGTCGGTCTCCGGTTCGGCTTTCCGCTGCTCTTCGGCCAGCCGCTCGTCGGCGTCGTTCTTCTCGGTGCTCATGGGTAGATAACTGCCCGCAGGTGTGATTTATCAAACAGAGGGTGGCTAAGCAGTCGGCACCGCGCGCAGGGCTGCGGGCAGGCTCGGCAGGAAGTGCTGTCGGGCGAAGGCGCGGATGTCCTCGGCCGTCTCCAGGGGATGGACGCTGGGCAGCAGCAGGACCATCGCCGCATAACGCAGGATCGTGTCGGCCAGTTCGGCCACCGCAGGCTCGCCTATCCGCTGGGCGAAGCCGGGGGGGAAGATCTCGTGAAGCGCCTCGGCC from Mycobacterium sp. IDR2000157661 harbors:
- a CDS encoding pyridoxamine 5'-phosphate oxidase family protein; the protein is MTSLEQIAPAFVEMAHSIVWASVATVDPNGRPRSRILHPIWEWDGTDLFGWIATVPTRLKRSHLAAHPEVSVSYWTTSHDTCSAECLVEWYLDVETREMVWDKFTDAPEPVGYDPRIIPMWSDGPTSDQFAVLRLAPYRMRVMPGTVMTKGKGAPLTWSST